The Streptomyces sp. NBC_00224 genome contains the following window.
GGATCCCGACCTCGCCGATGCGCTCGGCCAGCGCGGCCAGCGCGGGGTCGTGCGACCGTACGGCGTCCAGGGCCCGGTGCGCGCCCGCGACCAGGGTGGTCGCGTCGACGCTCTCCGGGTCCTCGGGGTTGCCCGCGAGGGCGGCGTGCGCGAGGGCGGCCGCGGACGCCAGCGCCTCGGCGTGCCCGAGCCGTCCGGCCTCGGCGGCGAGTTCCGTGTCCTCACCCGCCAGCGGCTCGACCGCCGCGATCTCGTCGAGCCCGAACCGCAGCAGATCGGCCTCCTGCGCCCGCTCGCGCGCCCGCGTGGTCAGCTCCTCCAGCTCCCCGGCGACGGCCCGCAGCCGCCGGTACGCCTCCGCGTACTTGGCCAGCGGCCCGGCCACGGCGTCCCCGGCGTACCGGTCGAGGGCCTCCCGCTGCCGGGCAGGCCTGAGCAGCCCCTGCTGATCGGTCTGCCCGTGCACGGCGACCAGCTCGTCGGCCAGCTCCGCGAGGACACCGACCGGCACGGAGCGCCCGCCGAGGAACGCCCGCGAGCGGCCCTCCGCCGAGACGGTACGGCTGAGCAGCAGCGCGCCGTCGTCGAGCTCGGCCCCGGCCTCCTCCGCGCGGATCGCCGCGGTGGCGCCCGCGCGCAGCGTGATCCGCCCCTCGACGACCGCCGACTTGGCGCCGATCCGCACCAGCGCGGGGTCGGCGCGCCCGCCGAGCAGCAGCCCCAGGCTGGTGACGACCATGGTCTTGCCCGCACCGGTCTCGCCGGTCACCGCGGTGAACCCGGGCGACAGCTCGACGACAGCGTCGTCGATGACCCCGAGCGACCGTATCCGCATCTCCTCCAACACGCCCCCGACCTTACGAGGTCCGCCCCCCGGTTTGCGACGCCCCCCACGCGCTCACCCTCCCGATTGACCCAGGCGCACGTTTTGCCCCACTCCGAGAATCAGCCCCTCCGGCGTGCAAGGAGGGGGACTCGGGCACATTCAGCCCCTCCGGCGTTTGAGGAGCGGGGTCCGGGGCGGAGCCCCGAAAGCGGGGGCGGGGGCGCAGCCCCGGCGGGGGTATCGGGGGCGGAGCCCCCGTGAGCGGGGTGCAGGGGCCGCAGGCCCCGCAAAAGGGGGTCCGGGGGCGCAGCCCCCGGGAAACCACCTCCACCCCCACCCACCCCCGGAGGGTTAAGGGAACGGGCGGGGAGGGGCACAAACCTCAGTGCGGCGCACCCCTCCACCCACTGACCGGCAGCGCGAACTTGGCCACCAGCCGGTCCGTGAACGACGCATGATGCAGCCGCGCCAGCCGCACCGGCACGGCCCCCCGCCGAACCTCCACCCGAGCCCCCGGCGGCAACTCGACCGTACGGCGCCCGTCGCACCACAGCACCCCGTGCGGCGTATGCGGCTGCACCTCCACCGCCAGCACCGAACTCGGCGACGTCACCAGCGGCTTGGCGAACAGCGCGTGCGCGCTGATCGGCACCATCAGCAGCGCCTCGACCTCCGGCCACACCACCGGCCCGCCCGCCGAGAAGGCATACGCCGTCGACCCGGTCGGCGTCGCGTACACGATCCCGTCGCAGCCGAACCCCGTCACCGGCCGCCCGTCGATCTCCAGGACGACTTCCAGCATCCGCTCGGGCGACACCTTCTGCACGGCGGCCTCGTTCAGCGCCCAGTCGGTGTGCACCACGTCGCCGTTGCTGTGCACCACGACATCGAGGGTCATCCGCTCCTCGACCTCGTAGGAGCGCGTGACCACCCGGTCCACGACCTTGTCCAGGTCGTCCCGCTCCGCCTCGGCGAGGAACCCGACCCGGCCGAGGTTGACGCCGAGCATCGGCACCCCGGACGCCCGCGCGAACTCGGCGCCGCGCAGCAGCGTCCCGTCCCCGCCGAGCACGATCAGCAGCTCACATCCGTCGAGGCACTGCGGGGTCGCCTCCTTGACCGTCTGCACGGATTCCGACTCCGGCAGCGGAATGTCGGCCGCCTCCGCCTCCAGGACCCGCACCCCGATACCGCAGCGCAGCAGCCCTCGTACCACCAGCTCCGCACTGCGGATGGCGGCGGGCCGCCCGGTGTGCGCGAGCAGGAACACCGTGCGCTCCGCCGCACCCCGCTCGCACGCGGCGTCCCCCCCGCGTGTCTCCTCCGCGTTCCCCAACGAGCTCAACTAGGTCCCTCCGCCACTGCACGCTCGACATCAGCCGGATCCAGCGCGGGCGCTCCGGCCCGCAGCCACAGAAAGTATTCGACATTGCCGGAGGGTCCGGGGAGCGGGCTGGCCGTGACCCCGAGCACACCGAGCCCGAGCCCGGCGGCCTGCGCGGCCACCGTGCGTACCGTCTCGGCCCGCAGCTCCGGGCTGCGCACCACACCGCCGCTGCCGAGCCGGTCCTTGCCGATCTCGAACTGCGGCTTGACCATGAGCACCAGGTCCGCGTCCGGCGCGCAGCACCGCACCAGCGCGGGCAGCACCAGGCCGAGCGCGATGAAGGACAGGTCCCCCACCACCAGGTCGGCCGGCTCGCCGTCGATGTCGTCGAGCGTCAACTCCCGTACGTTCGTACGGTCCTTGACGGTGACCCGGTCGTCGCTCTGGAGGGACCAGGCGAGCTGTCCGTACCCGACGTCCACGGCCACCACGTGCCCGGCGCCCGAGCGCAGCAGCACGTCCGTGAAGCCCCCGGTGGAGGCGCCCGCGTCCAGCGCCCGGCGCCCCTCGACCTTCAGCCCCTGCGGGACGAAGGCGGCCAGCGCGCCGGCCAGCTTGTGGCCGCCGCGCGAGACGTAGTCCGGGTCGCTGTCGTCCTCGGCCACGACGATGGCGGCGGCGGTCTCGACCTGGGTGGCGGACTTGGTGGCGGTGTTTCGGCCGACCGTCACCCGCCCGGCGGCGATCAGCTGCGCGGCGTGCTCACGGGACCGGGCGAGCTTCCGGCGGACCAGCTCGGCGTCGAGGCGGCGGCGTGCCACTCCTGCCACGTTCGGTTCAGCTCCTGTTGTCGTACGTATGTGACGCGGGGGACGGGGCCGGCGGCCCCGGGCGGGCGTCGAGCGCGCTCAGCGTCTCGCGCAGCCCCCCGTGTACATCCTCGTACACCTCGACGTGTCCGTCCGTATCGAGGTGGTCGACGTCCGCCAGCCGCTCGACCAGGGCGTCCACCCGGGGGTCGCCGGTGGGGTCGCGGGGCACGTCCAGGGGTGCCGGGCCGACAGGTTCGTCGGGCGCGCCGGCCTCCGCCTCGGGCTCCGGCATCAAGTCGCTCATGCCAAGACGCTACCGCGTGGGCCTGCGGTACGGTCGATCACGATGGCGACGATGGAGGAGTGCCGCGCCGCACTCGACGAACTTTCCGACAACCTGGCCGGCGCGAACGGCGACGTGCGCGCCGCCGCCGCGCTCGACCGCTCGCTGAGCTGCCACATCACGGACCTGGACCGCACGTTCACCGGGCGCCTGCGGGACGGCCGCATCGAGGTCGAGCGGACGCTGGACGGCCCGCCGCCCGAGCGCGCCCAGATCCGCCTCGCCATGAAGGGCGACGACCTGGTGGCGATGGTCGCGGGCGAGCTGAACTTCGCGCGGGCGTGGACGTCGGGGCGGGTCCGCCTGGAGGCGGGGTTCCGCGACCTGCTCAGGCTGCGGACGCTGCTGTAGGAATCCGGCCACTTCACGCCGTACGAATTCACGCTGCATGAATTCACGTCGTACGAAACCGGCGCCCGCGCGCCCGTCAGGACACCGGCGCCGCGTCCCGCTGCCGCGCCGCCGGCACCACCAGCGGCGTGCCCGTCTCCGGGTCGTCGATGACCTGGCAGCGGACCCCGAACACCTCCCGCACCAGCTCCGCCGTGACGATCCGCGACGGCGGCCCCTCGGCCACGATCTCGCCGCCGCGCATCGCGATCAGATGCGTGGCGTACCGGGCGGCCTGGTTGAGGTCGTGCAGCACCGCGACCAGTGTGCGCCCCTGGGACTCGTGCAGCTCGGCGCACAGGTCCAGGACCTCTATCTGGTGCTGGATGTCCAGGAACGTCGTCGGCTCGTCGAGCAGCAGCAGCGGGGTCTGCTGGGCCAGCGCCATCGCGATCCACACCCGCTGGCGCTGCCCGCCCGACAGCTCGTCGACGTACCGCTCCCCCAGCTCGCCCACACCGGTGGCGTCCATCGACTCCTGGACGATCCGCTCGTCCTCGGGCGACCACTGCCGCAGCAGCCCCTGGTGCGGGTAGCGGCCGCGCGCCACCAGGTCCGCGACCGTGATCCCGTCCGGCGCGATCGACGACTGGGGCAGCAGCCCGAGGGTCCTGGCGACCTTCTTCGCGGGCATCGAGTGGATGGTCTGCCCGTCGAGCAGCACCCGCCCCTCGCTCGGCTTCAGCATCCGCGACAGGGCGCGCAGGAGCGTGGACTTGCCGCAGGCGTTGGGGCCGACGATGACCGTGAACGAGTGGTCCGGGATCTCCACCGACAGGTCCTTGGCGATCACCCGCTGGTCGTAGCCGAGGGTCACCGAATCGGCGCTGAGGCGCTGCATGCTCGTACTCCTGGAGGAAGAACCGGAATCCGTACGAGTACGGGGGTCGGGGAGGTGCGGGCCGCTCATATCCGGCCCGCCTTGCGCTCGGTGACCAGCAGCCACAGCAGATAGAGGCCGCCGACCACCCCGGTCACCACGCCCACCGGCAGCTTGCTCTCGCCGAACAGCCGCTGGGAGGCCCAGTCGGCGGCGACGAGCAGGGTCGCGCCCATGCAGCCGGAGGCCAGGATGTTGGGCCCGGTGGCCCGGGTGAGACGGCGGGCGAGCTGCGGCGCGGTCAGCGCGACGAAGGAGATGGGACCTGCCGCCGCGGTCCCGGCGGCGTTGAGGAGCACGGCGGCGAGCATCAGCACGGTCCGGGTCCGCTGGACGGGCACGCCGAGCGCGTACGCCGCGTCGTCGCCCATCTCCAGCATCCGCAGCGGCCGCCCGTACGCGAGGATCACCGGCAGCAGCACCGCGAACAGCGCGAGCAGCGGCCACACCTGCGCCCAGTCCCGCCCGTCGAGCGAGCCGGTCAGCCACACCATGGCCCGGGTCGCGTCGACCAGCTGGGCCTTGGTGAGCAGGTACTGGATGCAGGCGGTGAGCATCGCGGCGGTGCCGATGCCGACGAGCACGAGGCGGTAGCCGTGCACGCCCTTCTTCCAGGCGAGCAGATAGACCGCGACCCCGGTCGCGAGCCCGCCGAGCAGGGCGCCGACCGCGACCTGGTTGGCACTGCCCCCGAACCAGACGATGACGACGAGGGCGCCGACGGACGACCCCTGACCGAAGCCGATGATGTCCGGACTGCCCAGCGGATTGCGGGAGATGGACTGGAAGACCGCGCCCGAGATGCCGAGCGCGGCGCCCACCAGGAGACCCACGAGCACCCGGGGCAGCCGCAGCTCGTTGATGATGAAGTCCTGCTGGGCGGTGCCGGAGCCGAAGAGCGTACGGACGACGTCGAGCGGCGCGATGTCGAAGTCGCCGCTGCCGACGAGGACCACGCCCGCCGTGAGCGCCGCGGCCAGCAGCGCCACGACGACGACCAGCGAGCGGGTGTCGGCCCGGAACGAGTAACCCCCGGGCGTGCGTACGGCCTTCACAGCTGAGCCATCCTCTTGCGGCGGACGAGAAAGATGAACACGGGCCCGCCGATGAGCGCCGTGACGATGCCCACCTGGAGCTCGGAGGGCCGGGTGATCACCCTTCCGACCACGTCGGAGCCGAGCAGCAGCACGGGCGAGAGGACGGCCGAGTACGGCAGGATCCAGCGCATGTCGGGCCCGGTGATGGCCCGGACGATGTGCGGGACCATCAGTCCGATGAAGACGATCGGCCCGCAGGCGGCGGTCGCGGCCCCGCACAGCAGCGTCACGGTGACCATCGACAGGACGCGGGTACGGGTGAGATGGGCGCCCAGGGCGCGAGCGGTGTCGTCGCCGAGGGCCATCGCGTTGAGCGGCCGGGCGATGAGCGCGGCGAGCACCAGGCCGGCCACCACGAACGGCGCGATCTCGGTGACGGTGTCCGCGTTGGCGGAGGCCAGCGAGCCGACCGACCAGAACCGCAGCCGGTCCAGGGCGGCCGAGTCCATCAGCTGCACGGCGTTGATGTAGCCGTAGAGCGCGGCCGTGGCGGCCGTCCCCGCGAGCGCGAGCCGGACCGGTGTGGCGGCCCGGCTGCCGCCCAGGACGTAGACGAGCGCCGAGACGACCGCGGCGCCGACGAAGGCGAACCACACATAGCCGGTCAGGCTGGTGACGCCGAAGAAGCTGATCGCCGAGACCACGGCGGCCGAGGCGCCCGCACTGACGCCGAGGATTCCTGGCTCGGCCAGCGGGTTGCGGGTGAGCGCCTGCATCACCGCGCCGGAGACGCCGAGCGCGGCCCCGACGAGCAGCCCGAGCAGGGTGCGGGGCACCCGGGTGTCGTGGACGATGACGTCGTCGGCGGTGCCGGAGTAGTGGAACAGCCCGTGCCAGACGTCCGCGAGCGGAATCTGTTTGGCGCCGACCGCGATGCTCGCGAGGGCCACGAGGGCCAGGACCCCCGTGGCCGTGAGCAGTCCGGCGGCGCGCAGGGCATGCCGCCGGGCGGTCGGGGTCGGGGGCGCGGGAGCTGTCTCCGCGCTCGGCTTGGAAGGGCTGTCTACCAACACGCAAGTTAGGTTAGCCTACCCTGCAAAGCGCCCGACAGGGCCCTTGATCCACAACCGGCCGCCACCGGGCCCGCAAGCGGCCGGTGACCTCCAGCGGCCGGCGGGAGGTCCCTGCCCAGGACCCCGGGGCCACGGGGTCACAACCCCAGCCGCCCCAGCACCTTCCCCGCATCCAGCTCGCACACACCCTCGCCCGCGTACGTCCACGCCGCCGCGCACAGCGCCCGCAGACCGTCCAGCGGCTCACCGTCGCCGTCCAGGGCGAACGCCTCGTCACGTACGGCCGCAGTCCACCCGCCGCACCCGAACTCACCGTCGTTTTCAGCCACTTCCGGCTGGCCGGTCAGCATCCCCCGCAGATCCGCGTCCACGAACGTCGGCCGGTGCTCGGGCCGGGCGGCGAGCAGCTGGGCGCCGTCGGTCACCCCGGTGAGGACGAGCAGCGAGTCCACCCCGCCGTTGAACGCCCCCTCGATGTCCGTGTCCAGCCGGTCCCCCACCACGAGCGGCTTGCGCGCACCCGTCCGCAGGACCGTCTCCCGGTGCATCGGGGGCAACGGCTTCCCGGCCACCTGCGGCTCGGCGCCGGTCGCGATCCGCACCACCTCCACCGCCGCCCCGTTGCCCGGCGCGATGCCGCGCCCGCTGGGGATCGTCAGATCGGTGTTGGACGCGAACCACGGCACCCCGGCCGCGATCGCGTAGCACGCCTCGGCGAACCTGCCCCACGCCAGATCGGGCCCGCCGTACCCCTGCACCACCGCCGCCGGGGCGTCCTCGGCCGACTCCACCGGCACGAGCCCGCGCTCGCGCAGCGCCACCCGCAGCCCCTCGCCGCCGATCACCAGCACCCGCGAACCCTCCGGCACCTGCTCGGAGATCAGCCGCGCCACCGCCTGCGCCGAGGTGATCACATCGCCCGGCTCGGCCGGCACACCGAGCTCCGTGAGGTGCTCCGCCACCACGTCCGGCGTCCGCAGCGCGTTGTTGGTCACGTACGCGAGGTGCATCCCGCCCTCGCGCGCCGTGCCCAGCGAGCCGACGGCGTGCTCGATCGCCTCGCCGCCCGCGTACACCACCCCGTCAAGATCCAGCAGAGCCGTGTCGTACGCCTCGCTCAGCGACTGCGCGCTGCCACTCGGCCGGGTCCTGCTCGGCTGGCTCATCCTCATCCACTCCTCGCTCGATGCTCTCCCCCGATCATCGCGCATGCCCGCACCCCACTTACGATGCACTAATGACCACAACACGGCGTGCGGACGACGACGGGCTGCGCCTGATCCCCTTCCGAGGCCTGCGCTATGTACCCGAGCGCGTCGGCAGCCTCGCGGCCGTGACCTCCCCGCCGTACGACGTGGTGGTGCGGCCCGACGGGCTCCTCCACCTGGAGTCGGCGGACCCGTACAACATCGTCCGGCTGATCCTCCCGCAGGCCGCCACGGCCACGGCACGGCACCGGCAGGCCGCGCTCACCCTCGACGACTGGCTCTCGGAGGGCGTCCTCGCCCCCGACCCGGAGCCCGCGCTGTATGTATACGAACAGCACGACGGCGGGCTGCTCCAGCGCGGCCTCATCGGGGCGCTGGCCCTCTCGGAGCCGTCCGAGGGGGTGGTGCTGCCGCACGAGGACGTGATGCCGCACGTCGTCGAGGACCGCGCCGACCTGATGCGGACGACGGCCGCGCACTTCGAGCCGCTGCTGCTGACGTACCGCGGCGACGCGGACGCCAACGGCGGCACGCCGGCGGGCGCGGGAGCAGGAGCGGTCATCGAGCGGACCGTACAGCGCGAGCCGCTGCTCGCGACGACCACCGAGGACGGCTACAGCCACCGTCTGTGGGCGGTCACGGACCCCGCCGACCTCGCCGAGATCCAGACGGAGCTCGCACACCACCAAGCGGTGATCGCCGACGGCCACCACCGCTGGGCGACCTATCTGCGGCTGCGCTCGGAACAGTCGGCGCCCGGCCCCTGGGACTTCGGCCTGGTCCTGCTCGTCGACACGGCCCGCTATCCCCTGCGGGTACGGGCCATCCACCGGCTGCTCCACCGGCTTCCGGTCAGCGACGCCCTGGCCGCGGTGGCCGAAACCGGTGCCTTCCGCGTCCGTACGCTCGCGGTGCCGCTGCCCGACGCGCTCGACGTCCTCGCAGAGGCGAGCACGGCGGGCAACGCGTTCCTGCTGGCGGGCGACGGACGCTTCCACCTCCTGGACCGCCCCGACGCGGACCTGCTCGCCCGCACCGTCCGCACGGACCGCCCGCAGGCCTGGCGCGACCTCGACGCGACCGTGCTCCACTCCACACTCCTGGACCACGTCTGGCGCATCCCGGACGCACCCGAGGACATCATGTACATCCACGACACGGCGGCCGCCGTCGAGCAGGCGGAACGGCGTGGCGGCACGGCGGTGCTCATGCACCCCGTACGCGAGGAGGTCGTCCGCGACCTGGCCCGCCAGGGCGTCACGATGCCCCGCAAGTCGACGTCCTTCGGCCCGAAGCCGGCAACGGGCCTGGTGCTGCGGAGCCTGACGGTGAACTGAGCGGCACGCGGATACGACAGAGGGCGGCACCCCGGCCGGGGTGCCGCCCTCTTCTCAACTGCCTACAGGAGCTCAGGCCTTGTCGGCCGGACCCTTGTCCGCGTCGACATCAACGTCGGCCTGGACCTCAACCTCGGCCTCAACCTCGACCTCGTCGAAGTCGTCGGCGTCCACGTCGTCCATGTCATCCACGTCGGCGCGGTCGTCGTCCTCGTCCGGCAGGCTGTCCGACTCGTCGGCGGCGTCGGCGAGGTCGGCGTCCGGCTCGTCGAGGAGTTCGGCCGCGGCCTGCTCTTCGTCGAGGGCGTCCACGAAGTCCACGCCGTCCATCTCGGCCAGCCGGTCGGAAGCGTCGGTGGCGCCGTCCTTGTCGGACTCCACCGCCTTGGCGAACCACTCGCGCGCCTCGTCCTCACGCCCGGCGGCGAGCAGCGCGTCGGCGTACGCGTACCGCAGACGCGCGGTCCACGGCTGCACCGAGTTCGACGCCAGCTCCGGGCTCTGCAGGGTCACGATGGCGGCGTCCAGCTGCCCAAGGTCCCGCCGCGCACCGGCCGCGACCAGGCGCATCTCGACCTGGCTCGCCTTGTCGAGCTTCTGCACCTCGGGCGCACCGGCCATCTCCAGCGCACGCTCGGGCCGGCCCATGCCGCGCTCGCAGTCGGCCATGACGGGCCACAGCTCGACGTGCCCGGTCATCCGCCGCGCGGCCCGGAACTCGGCCAGCGCCTCGGAGTACTTCTGCGTCGCGTACGCCGCGAACCCGGCCGCCTCGCGGACCGCCGCCACACGGGAGGCGAGCCGCAGCGCGATGCGCGAGTACGCGTACGCCTGCTCGGGGTCCTCGTCGATCAGCCGGGCCACCATGACCAGGTTCTGGGCGACGTCCTCGGCGAGGGTCTTCGGCAGGCTCAGCAGCTCCTGGTGAACGTCCTCGTCGATCTCGTTGCCCGTGACGTCCTCGTCGATCGGCAGCCGCTTGATCGGCTCACGGTCGCGCTCCCGCTCACGGCGGTCGTCGCCGCCACGGAACCCGCCACGGTCATCGTCGCGGCGCGGGCCACGGTCGTCCCGGCGGAAGCCGGAGCGGTCGTCGCGACGGTCATCGCGACGGGGGCCACGGTCGTCGTCCCGGCGGGGACCGGACGGACGGTCGTCGCGCCGGTCGTCGCGGCGGAAGCCACCACCGGAGGGGCGGCCGCCACGGTCGTCATCACGGCGGAAGGAGGGACGGTCGTCGTCACGACGGGGGCCGGACGGACGGTCGTCGCGGCGGCCGTAGCCACCGCCGCCACCGCCGCCGGAGGGACGGCCGTAGCCGCCACCGGACGGGCGGCCACCACGGTCATCGTCGCGGCGCGGGCCGCGGTCGTCGCGCCGGTCGTCGCCGCCACGGAAGCTCGGACGGTCGTCACGACGGAAACCGCCACCGCTGCTGCCACGGTTGTCGTCCCGGCGGCCGTAGCCACCACCCGTGGGACGGCCACCACGGTCGTCATCACGACGGGGGCCACGGTCGTCGCGCCGGTCGTCGCGGCGGAAACCGCCACCGGAGGGACGGCCGCCACGGTCGTCATCACGGCGGAAGGAGGGACGGTCATCGTCACGACGGGGACCGGACGGACGGTCGTCACGGCGGAAGCCACCACCGGACGGGCGACCACCACGGTCGTCATCACGACGGAAGGAGGGACGGTCATCGTCACGGCGCGGGCCGGACGGACGGTCGTCACGACGGCCATAGCCACCGCCACCACCGCCACCCGAGGGACGGCCATAGCCACCACCGGAGGGACGACCACCACGGTCATCGTCACGGCGGAAGGACGGACGGTCGTCATCGCGGCGCGGGCCACGGTCATCACGCCGGTCGTCGCGGCGGAAGCCACCACCGGAGGGGCGGCCGCCACGGTCGTCATCACGGCGGAAGGAGGGACGGTCGTCGTCACGGCGCGGGCCGGACGGACGGTCGTCACGGCGACCGTAGCCACCGCCACCACCGCCACCACCGCCGGAGGGACGGCCATAGCCACCACCAGAGGGGCGACCACCACGGTCGTCATCACGACGGGGGCCGGAGGGACGGTCGTCACGGCGACCGTAGCCACCGCCACCCGAGGGACGGCCGTAGCCACCACCGGACGGGCGGCCACCACGGTCATCGTCACGGCGCGGGCCGCGGTCGTCACGCCGGTCGTCGCCGCCACGGAAGCTCGGACGGTCGTCACGACGGAAACCGCCACCGCTGCTGCCGCCACGGCTGTCGTCACGGCGGAAGCCCCCGCCGGAGCCGCCACGGTCGTCACGGCGCGGACCACGGTCGTCGCGACCGCCCCGGTAGCCGCCCCTGTCACCGCCGTCACGGCTGCGCCCCTCGCGCTGCGGACGGTCCTCGGGAGAGTTGGTGGACATCGGTGCGACTCCTGTCTTCGGGTACTGCAGTCATTCTCGCGCAGTCGGCTGCCCGACGCGCTTCGGAAAATTGAAGCGAAAATAAAAAAGGACCCTTGGTCCCAGCGTGAACGCTGGGACCAAGGGTCCTTGAAAGATTGTTCGGCGGTGTCCTACTCTCCCACAGGGTCCCCCCTGCAGTACCATCGGCGCTGAAAGGCTTAGCTTCCGGGTTCGGAATGTAACCGGGCGTTTCCCTAACGCTATGACCACCGAAACCCTATCGGTTTCGAGCGAACAAGCACACTCTTCAATTAAGGTGGTTCTGCTCAAAGCCAGCAACTGTTCGTTGCTTCAGAACTAACACAGTGGACGCGAGCAACTGAGGACAAGCCCTCGGCCTATTAGTACCAGTCAGCTCCACCCCTTACGAGGCTTCCACATCTGGCCTATCAACCCAGTCGTCTACTGGGAGCCTTACCCTCTCAAGGAGGTGGGAATACTCATC
Protein-coding sequences here:
- a CDS encoding ABC transporter ATP-binding protein gives rise to the protein MQRLSADSVTLGYDQRVIAKDLSVEIPDHSFTVIVGPNACGKSTLLRALSRMLKPSEGRVLLDGQTIHSMPAKKVARTLGLLPQSSIAPDGITVADLVARGRYPHQGLLRQWSPEDERIVQESMDATGVGELGERYVDELSGGQRQRVWIAMALAQQTPLLLLDEPTTFLDIQHQIEVLDLCAELHESQGRTLVAVLHDLNQAARYATHLIAMRGGEIVAEGPPSRIVTAELVREVFGVRCQVIDDPETGTPLVVPAARQRDAAPVS
- a CDS encoding NAD kinase gives rise to the protein MGNAEETRGGDAACERGAAERTVFLLAHTGRPAAIRSAELVVRGLLRCGIGVRVLEAEAADIPLPESESVQTVKEATPQCLDGCELLIVLGGDGTLLRGAEFARASGVPMLGVNLGRVGFLAEAERDDLDKVVDRVVTRSYEVEERMTLDVVVHSNGDVVHTDWALNEAAVQKVSPERMLEVVLEIDGRPVTGFGCDGIVYATPTGSTAYAFSAGGPVVWPEVEALLMVPISAHALFAKPLVTSPSSVLAVEVQPHTPHGVLWCDGRRTVELPPGARVEVRRGAVPVRLARLHHASFTDRLVAKFALPVSGWRGAPH
- a CDS encoding SCP2 sterol-binding domain-containing protein, which produces MATMEECRAALDELSDNLAGANGDVRAAAALDRSLSCHITDLDRTFTGRLRDGRIEVERTLDGPPPERAQIRLAMKGDDLVAMVAGELNFARAWTSGRVRLEAGFRDLLRLRTLL
- a CDS encoding FecCD family ABC transporter permease; the protein is MVDSPSKPSAETAPAPPTPTARRHALRAAGLLTATGVLALVALASIAVGAKQIPLADVWHGLFHYSGTADDVIVHDTRVPRTLLGLLVGAALGVSGAVMQALTRNPLAEPGILGVSAGASAAVVSAISFFGVTSLTGYVWFAFVGAAVVSALVYVLGGSRAATPVRLALAGTAATAALYGYINAVQLMDSAALDRLRFWSVGSLASANADTVTEIAPFVVAGLVLAALIARPLNAMALGDDTARALGAHLTRTRVLSMVTVTLLCGAATAACGPIVFIGLMVPHIVRAITGPDMRWILPYSAVLSPVLLLGSDVVGRVITRPSELQVGIVTALIGGPVFIFLVRRKRMAQL
- a CDS encoding HAD hydrolase-like protein, which encodes MSQPSRTRPSGSAQSLSEAYDTALLDLDGVVYAGGEAIEHAVGSLGTAREGGMHLAYVTNNALRTPDVVAEHLTELGVPAEPGDVITSAQAVARLISEQVPEGSRVLVIGGEGLRVALRERGLVPVESAEDAPAAVVQGYGGPDLAWGRFAEACYAIAAGVPWFASNTDLTIPSGRGIAPGNGAAVEVVRIATGAEPQVAGKPLPPMHRETVLRTGARKPLVVGDRLDTDIEGAFNGGVDSLLVLTGVTDGAQLLAARPEHRPTFVDADLRGMLTGQPEVAENDGEFGCGGWTAAVRDEAFALDGDGEPLDGLRALCAAAWTYAGEGVCELDAGKVLGRLGL
- a CDS encoding FecCD family ABC transporter permease; this translates as MKAVRTPGGYSFRADTRSLVVVVALLAAALTAGVVLVGSGDFDIAPLDVVRTLFGSGTAQQDFIINELRLPRVLVGLLVGAALGISGAVFQSISRNPLGSPDIIGFGQGSSVGALVVIVWFGGSANQVAVGALLGGLATGVAVYLLAWKKGVHGYRLVLVGIGTAAMLTACIQYLLTKAQLVDATRAMVWLTGSLDGRDWAQVWPLLALFAVLLPVILAYGRPLRMLEMGDDAAYALGVPVQRTRTVLMLAAVLLNAAGTAAAGPISFVALTAPQLARRLTRATGPNILASGCMGATLLVAADWASQRLFGESKLPVGVVTGVVGGLYLLWLLVTERKAGRI
- a CDS encoding DUF1015 family protein, which encodes MTTTRRADDDGLRLIPFRGLRYVPERVGSLAAVTSPPYDVVVRPDGLLHLESADPYNIVRLILPQAATATARHRQAALTLDDWLSEGVLAPDPEPALYVYEQHDGGLLQRGLIGALALSEPSEGVVLPHEDVMPHVVEDRADLMRTTAAHFEPLLLTYRGDADANGGTPAGAGAGAVIERTVQREPLLATTTEDGYSHRLWAVTDPADLAEIQTELAHHQAVIADGHHRWATYLRLRSEQSAPGPWDFGLVLLVDTARYPLRVRAIHRLLHRLPVSDALAAVAETGAFRVRTLAVPLPDALDVLAEASTAGNAFLLAGDGRFHLLDRPDADLLARTVRTDRPQAWRDLDATVLHSTLLDHVWRIPDAPEDIMYIHDTAAAVEQAERRGGTAVLMHPVREEVVRDLARQGVTMPRKSTSFGPKPATGLVLRSLTVN
- a CDS encoding TlyA family RNA methyltransferase, with translation MAGVARRRLDAELVRRKLARSREHAAQLIAAGRVTVGRNTATKSATQVETAAAIVVAEDDSDPDYVSRGGHKLAGALAAFVPQGLKVEGRRALDAGASTGGFTDVLLRSGAGHVVAVDVGYGQLAWSLQSDDRVTVKDRTNVRELTLDDIDGEPADLVVGDLSFIALGLVLPALVRCCAPDADLVLMVKPQFEIGKDRLGSGGVVRSPELRAETVRTVAAQAAGLGLGVLGVTASPLPGPSGNVEYFLWLRAGAPALDPADVERAVAEGPS